In a single window of the Punica granatum isolate Tunisia-2019 unplaced genomic scaffold, ASM765513v2 Contig00019, whole genome shotgun sequence genome:
- the LOC116189795 gene encoding GDSL esterase/lipase 3-like, giving the protein MGRCHKLTVSGQRDELKIQPIGQTRPVIISGRFPIFLKLQLSYFEHVKKKLQQQEGRKKTQELLSKAVYLLSMGGNDYMKVGNPKPGEVPLTDSEKKEYVTIVLGNITSTVKKVYAMGGRKFLFQAVGPLGCMPATRVSPGAEGCSHEVMSLAKMHNTAMSNVLRKLEKTLPGFKYSLFDYFSTLASITNYAPKYGFKEGQAACCSSGHFNGAFTCANTTAGFNLCHDPTK; this is encoded by the exons ATGGGTCGATGTCACAAGTTAACGGTCTCAGGTCAGCGAGATGAACTAAAGATACAGCCTATTGGCCAGACGAGGCCCGTGATCATATCAGGAAGGTTTCCT aTATTCCTGAAGCTGCAGCTGAGCTACTTCGAACatgtgaagaagaagctgcAGCAGCAGGAGGGTCGTAAGAAGACCCAAGAGTTGCTGTCTAAGGCCGTCTACTTGCTCAGCATGGGAGGGAACGATTACATGAAGGTCGGCAATCCAAAACCGGGCGAAGTCCCTCTCACGGACTCTGAAAAGAAAGAGTACGTGACCATAGTGCTCGGCAATATCACATCCACGGTCAAG AAAGTGTACGCGATGGGCGGGAGGAAATTCCTTTTCCAGGCCGTGGGGCCACTGGGTTGCATGCCGGCGACCAGGGTCAGCCCGGGAGCTGAGGGCTGCAGTCATGAAGTCATGAGTCTCGCCAAAATGCACAACACAGCAATGTCGAATGTCCTCCGGAAGCTAGAGAAGACGTTGCCCGGATTCAAATATTCTCTGTTTGATTACTTCTCTACCCTTGCATCGATCACCAACTACGCTCCGAAATATG GTTTCAAAGAAGGGCAGGCAGCATGCTGCAGTAGCGGGCATTTCAACGGGGCGTTCACATGTGCTAACACCACCGCCGGTTTCAACCTCTGCCATGACCCGACTAAGTAA